From a region of the Tachysurus fulvidraco isolate hzauxx_2018 chromosome 5, HZAU_PFXX_2.0, whole genome shotgun sequence genome:
- the LOC125141228 gene encoding NLR family CARD domain-containing protein 3-like encodes MTSNMSVSGKQDLKKDERMMEGKRSDSPEPSCVSMKSDLSMECPLKFRDRDSSTDVRPQKSNISTNQLDSIFKELEHKVITLIKNELKRFRKLLSPDYPACTEREVEDEEDLHSVRDGALKITLHVLKNMNHTDLANTLHNKSVGSVYQPKLKSKLREKFKRINEGISQHGSSALLNEIYTELYITEGWSGDINNEHEVRQIEAASRRPARQETPIKCNELFKDKSIRTVLTKGVAGIGKTVSVQKFILDWAEGEVNQDVTFMFPLPFRELNLMKQKNLSLMKLVHHFFPEIRKLESIDCDSYKVVLIFDGLDECRLPLNFKKNESVCDVTESASVDVLLTNLIKGNLLPSALLWITTRPGAANQIPPECVDQVTEVRGFSDPQKEEYFRKRISDQSLADNIITHLKSSRSLYIMCHIPVFCWISATVLERMLGEAESGEIPKTLTQMFTHFLIFQIKHKDQKYHQKCDPDPQQTRESIMALGKLAFHQLEKGNLIFYEEDLRECGIDVREVSVYSGVCTQIFREEFGLHLGKVFSFIHLSVQEFLAALYTFLSFISRNVKEHQTSDLSDLFRKSILSDLLRSSVDMALQSNNGHLDLFLRFLLGLSLETNQTLLRDLMPQTGSRSHSKQETVEYIKEKIRENPSPEKSINLFHCLNELNDHSLVQEVQTYLNREGDSHLSGTRLSPAQWSALVFVLLTSEQELDVFNLSKYDPSHECLLKLLPVVKASRKADLHWCNLTEESCRVLSSVLSSNSSNLRELNLSNNELQDSGVKLLSDGLKDPHCTLEKLSLCVCNLTEESCRVLSSVLSSNSFRLRELDLSDNKLQDSGVKLLSDGLKNPHCTLEILRMFNCSITDEGCAALASALRSNSSSHLRELDLRINNPGESGVKLLSDLLKDPHSKLETLQMWDCSITDEGCAALASALRSNSSSHLRELDLYYNNPGESGVKLLSDLLKDPHCK; translated from the exons atgacctccaacatgagtgtgtctggaaaacaggacttaaagaaagacgagag aatgatggagggaaagagatcagactcaccagaacccagctgtgtgtccatgaagagtgacctGTCAATGGAATGTCCACTTAaattcagagacagagacagttctactgatgtgag accacaaaaatcaaacatcagcacaaatcagctggattctatattcaag gagctggaacacaaagtcatcactctgataaagaatgagctgaagaggtttaggaagctcctgagtccagattacccagcatgcactgagagggaggtggaggatgaggaggatctgcacagtgtcagagacggagcgctgaagatcacactgcacgtcctgaagaacatgaaccacacagatctcgctaacacactgcacaaca agtcTGTAGGTTCTGTGTATCAgccaaagttgaagtccaagctgagagagaagtttaaaagaattaatgaaggaatctcacagcatggaagctcagcacttctgaatgagatctacactgagctctacatcacagagggttggagtggagacatcaataatgaacatgaggtgagacagattgaggcagcatccaggagaccagcaagaCAGGAGacacccatcaaatgtaatgagctctttaaagacaagtccatcagaactgtgctgactaaaggtgttgctggaattggaaaaacagtttctgtgcagaagttcatcctggactgggctgaaggagaagtaaatcaggacgtcaccttcatgtttccacttccctttagagagctgaatctgatgaagcagaaaaatctcagtctgatgaaacttgttcatcactttttcccagaaataagaaaactagaatcaatagactgtgactcctacaaagtggtgttgatctttgatggtctggatgagtgtcgacttcctctaaatttcaagaagaatgagagtgtgtgtgatgtgacagagtcagcctcagtggatgtgctgctgacgaacctcatcaaggggaatctgcttccctctgctctcctctggataaccacaagaccaggagcagccaatcagatccctcctgagtgtgtagaccaggtaacagaggtacgaggcttcagtgatcctcagaaagaggagtacttcaggaagaggatcagtgatcagagcctggctgataacatcatcactcacctgaagtcttcaagaagcctctacatcatgtgccacatcccagtcttctgctggatctcagccactgttctagagagaatgttgggtgaagcagagagtggagagatccccaagactctgactcaaatgtttacacacttcctgatctttcagatcaaacacaaggaccaaaagtaccatcagaaatgtgaccctgatcctcagcagaccagagagagtatcatggcactgggaaaactggctttccaccagctggagaaaggaaacctgatcttctatgaggaagacctgagagagtgtggcattgatgtcagagaagtgtcagtgtactcaggagtgtgtacccagatcttcagagaggagtttgggcttcacctggggaaggtgttcagcttcatacatctgagtgttcaggagtttctggctgctttatacacatttctctccttcattagcagaaatgtaaaagaacatcaaacctctgatctgtctgatcttttcaggaagtcaatcctgtctgatctcctcaggagttcAGTGGACATGGCCTTACAAAGTAacaatggacacctggacctgttcctccgcttccttctgggtctctcactggagaccaatcaaactcttttacgagacttaatgccacagacaggaagcagatctcacagcaaacaggaaacagtggagtacatcaaggagaagatcagggagaatccatctccagagaaatccatcaatctgttccactgtctgaatgaactgaatgatcattctctagtgcaggaagtacaaacttacctgaacagagaaGGTGACAGTCATCTCAGTGGAaccagactctctcctgctcagtggtcagctctggtgtttgtgttactgacctcagaacaggagctggatgtgtttaatttgagtaaatatgatccatcacatgaatgtcttctgaagctgctgcctgtggtcaaagcctccagaaaagctga tttGCAttggtgtaatctgacagaggaaagctgtagagttctgtcctcagttctcagctcaaactcctccaatctgagagaactgaacttGAGTAACAatgaactgcaggattcaggagtgaagctgctctctgatggactgaaggatccacactgtacactggagaaactgag tctgtgtgtgtgtaacctgacagaggaaagctgtagagttctgtcctcagttctcagctcaaactccttcagactgagagaactggacctgagtgacaataaactgcaggattcaggagtgaagctgctctctgatgggctgaagaatccacactgtacactggagatactgag gatgtttaactgcagtattacagatgaaggttgtgctgctctggcttcagctctgaggtcaaactcctcatcacacctgagagaacttgATCTGAGGAttaataatccaggagaatcaggagtgaagctgctctctgatctactgaaggatccacacagtaaactggagacactaca